aaaaatctgtattattatttgactttaaaatgacgcagttttactgtattttaatctgctgaaaatgtcattattttacagatgtatatacatatgtttgtcattattttaaacaaaaaccatGTTTGATTAGGATTGAAAAATGCTTCATAACttaactgttattattattattattattattattattattattattattattattattattattattattattattattattattttttgtattttatattttttaaatggtgaaattttccaacattttttatatattttatctgCTGGTTTTTGGCATTTATTGTACGggatctttttatttttattttattttttatttttaaaaaaaaaatgcattagaaGCTGTAGAACCAGGACTATTAAAACTGTATAGAGGCTTCATTTTGTcaacttgaaaaaaaacaacattattgtaggactttaaaatgacactgttttattgtatttatatctgctgaaaacgtcattattttacagatatttccagTTATTTTGACATTATTGTTCTGTATTTGATAGTTTTTGAACACTGGAGTATTTCAGTGTTTAATAAcgtttattttttggtttttttctggcaggtttttttacaggatttttaaattattctttattgtcaaGTGCATTAGCACGtcaacttgttaaaaaaaaaacaggccgcATAAATAATGTGTACGTTGAAAATCTGTATTATtgtttgactttaaaatgacgcagttttactgtattttaatctgctgaaaatgtcattattttacagatatttccagCTATTTTGACATTATTGTTCTGTATTTGATAGTTTTTGAACATTGGAGTATTTCAGTGTTTAATAacgtctgttttttgtttttttctgtcagattttccTTTCTTCTGCTGTAGATTTTCCTCCGACActgcagtaaatgtgtgtgGCCTCGGCTGCTCATAAAGGAGCAGAGAGTCTCCGGTTACCGAGGTGTGAGGAGGAGAACGGTCCAGACAAAAACACCTTTCTGTGGCCGCGGCTCGGCGGCTTGGCCTCCCATCAGCACATTCCCTCTGGAGGCTGTTTTGTCTGAGAGCCGCGGGACTCGTTTGTAGTCTTTGGGTCGAGTTCGGCCGAGTGACGCGAACAGACGCACAGCTCCATGTGCTCCTGAAGCGAAAGTGGAATCAGATCCGCTGCTCTGGAATTGGATTAGAGCTGCAGACCTTCTGCCAGGTGAAGTCAAAcctcaacacattttgatttatagtgaatttttatCACACTGACAgttttcttctggctggaaacgACACAAGAGACAAGAGACAAAAGATGGTTTATGGTCAACTTGAACTATTTCTACATTATTTAATCAACACTTTTGCTAAAAACACCACATTATACTGCTAAAAAGtgccattaaccctcctgttgtcctcatttacaagcaccaaaaaatattgtttccttgtctgaaaaaaatccaacaaattcagcaaaaaaattccccagatttctgaaaatttgcaaaaccttcaggaagaaaattccaataattccttaaaagtttcccttaaaagttttatttttaaaaaaatcccccaaatttggcaagacaattcttgtaaatattttcaaaaaatgagtaaaaatctttaaaaaaaaaaaaaaaaaatcctaaaaatatctaaaatgattccatatatatcagtaaaacttctaatattttcttaagaacattcacataaaaatcaaccaaaatccagcaaaattcactggattttggttgatttttttgtgaatgttcttaaggaaacatttttaacatttctttttttccaccaaaaaatgttttcccaaaaatgttcaaactgtggacatcagaagtttcactgtgaaaatatattttttttcccacattttcaaactttaaaacgggtcatttttgacccacaagacgaaaaaaaaaactgtctttaaaaaactgaaaacaaacgaacaaacaaacaaaatagtgaatttaatggcaaatatctgtaaaatccaGATTtctaaaatttaattttttcgGTAATGTTTACGGTAAAGGTAAATTTGAATTATTCCTACattatttattaacattttactAAAAACACCACATTCAAAATTCATTATACTGCTTGAAAGTGTCAGTATTTTAAGAAAATGAAGCCTTGATGCTTTTTCTTAGTGGGACTGGTAATTTTTGTTTCAATCTACAGCAAAATTAAATCCAAaaattaaatgcataaaaatttaaatggtgaaagactgtaacattaaaaactgtgaaaaaagtgaatttaatggaaaatatctgtaaaattatcatttttttctcagcagATTTAAATATGGTCACacgtaaaataacaaatattatatactatttgaaaaaatgcacactaacaatatttgtattttattttaagtctcttttattttgaatgttttattttatttacagttttggcttgtatttttttatttttacatttttttaaatttaacgaaagaaagaaaatcttgACAGGAACAGCTGAGAGCATAATTTACCATTAATAAATCCTAAATATACCAAAATACAGTAagatagtgtaattttatggtcaaatattgtaaaaaaaaacaaaacaaaaaagaaacaaaccaaataaACCCCCATTACTATTAGTAAAAATAATGAAGCTTTTTACAtagatattatttacagttttggtggCTTTAacaaattatcattattaattcTAACACAATGATTTTAGTCACCTGTTTATATCATTtacagccagaaaaaaatacCTATTggtcaaataataaaaaaaaaatacaaataaatctgaataattTGAGACTTCACTCCATCCAGTCAGTAGAGATCAGTTAAAAACAGTCacaacttttcattttaatgtcaaaatattataaaaatgtccaaaaacaaacacacacaatgctAAATATACAAACtgcaataaataacaataataatacacaaTCTGAACAATGTTTAACAGAGTCAGAAATCAGAAAGAACCAGAATTTAACCCTCAGAACCCTAAAACCCATTGTCAGGTTTGACACGTTTTCTTCCCTAAAAGATGCCAAAATGTTCGCATtcatcagaaactgtaaaaacaaaaagaaatgttggattttcaacttttttaactttcatttcTTGAAATCAGAAACAGATCTGATCTTAAAACTGTGAATTCtgcttgtttcatttaaaacacaggcagtgtttccacagagagactgagagtgaaatcaaagctactggatgaatcaaataaatgcagcaaggctcagaaacagtgaacagaggagcaagttgttggagatacattcaacatggtgaaacatctttccacTGATGACGTGAAAGTGAgtgaaactgtcaaaaaatacacaaaacaatacaaacaagacacaaaatgacaccaccGAGGCAGAAAACGCACCAAAAAAATGTGGCATcgctcaaaaacagaaaacagagaagaaagttcatggtgaaacatctttctacagctcatgtttagtttgtttgttaaatatctatagtatgtggagcCACTTTTTCCATTATTAGGGGCCAAATTGTTAAAATAtagccacaaaacaacataaatgaggCACAGCATGACCATAACAAAATGTGGCATGGTTCCAAAACACCGAACaaaggagcaagttgttggagatacattcagcatggtgaaacatctttctattaCTGATGAGAAAGTGGGTGAAACcgtcaaaaaagcaaaaaaacaaaaacaaaaaaaacaataaacaaggtGTAAAACGACTAAAACTAAATGTGGCATGGTttcaaaacaatgaacagaggagcaagtagtGAAGCATCTTTCTACAGTTTGCATGAAAgtgccacaaaacaacacaaacaagacacaaaactacccgcaaaaacaggaaacagaggagcaaactgtaggaagatacattcagcatggtgaaacatctttctacagttgGCATGAAAGTGGGTGAAACcatcaaaaaagcaaaaaaaaccacccaaaaatatcacaaacgagacacagaacgacCAAAACAAAATGTGGCATGGTTCCAAAACAGTGAACAAGTTGtaggaagatacattcagcatggtgaaacaggtgacacattttaattttctctacttctattcatggttgttctgtctccatagagctgcaggactttacattgagccacagtgaaggaaaatgtGTTAAAAGTCTCCCAGAAGTTGCTTCTTTGGGGTTCTTTGGGTTAAAACGGTTCCACCTGCTCGTCCAGAAAACACGTCGAGATGCTTCTTGGCCTCGTTTGGTGCCGGAAGGACGAATAAAACGCTAAAAGGTGCTTTAACGGTCTTCTAattctggtgttttttctttttccgaACGGAGACGGGAagcagaggagggaggatggaggttcTCCCTCGAGGAACATTTCTAAAGACAATTTATCCGTCCTGGAGAGATAAACCATCTGCCGGTTCGTCCTCGTCGTAAATCTCCGTCCTGCAGTAGCTCTGACGTCACACAGCTGGCTTTTTATTcgccttttttcctctcttcttacatttttataacCGACTCCTAAATGTTCCAGCAGCCAGAAGGAGCTGCTTCACTTCCAGCCGTTCATCTCCTTCAGCCGGCTGATGGTTCCTTTGATGGGGGTGGATGGAGGTTGGCTGTATAACGGCAGCGTCGGGGTGCAGCTCCGACTCCACGGCTTCTCAGTGGGAACCGTCCACACcgacctcttcttcttcttcttcttcttctggtcgCTGTCATCTTTGGAGGAACCAGGAGACATGGACTGCAAGAGAACCATCGGTTAGAGCTTCGTATAGAACATTTCAGCTCCAAAGTGATGCTTTATTAAAGTTTAACTCTAGCTCATATAACCAGCTACACGGTCCAAAAACGTCTGGAATTTAAGCTGTGAATTTGCCTAAAAAGATTTTTTCCCCATGTTTTTGAAATACATAAACAGTgaatatatgtttaaaaaaaatgacattttaaaactgaaatatattcacaaacttatattttaaaaacattttatcatctgtcgatgtacttttatttagtgcacaaatattacacaaatttttattttatttgtagtttttatgttttacagaTTTGAATTGGGGTGAATTTACATGcgtaatgtaaaataacattaaaattgaCTAACTatgaataatatatatttttaaattcttaaaaataaagaccaatatttttcataattttacaaatattttatttaacaaatgaaactgttaaattcaaGATTATTCctgtaattagatttttttttaaatctgtaatttaatctgtaattttgcctaaacagatttttcttttttgcatattattgaaatatataaataaactgcgAATTTATGTGGGaaataaaaaatcacatttttactttttacattttttttacataaaaattaaaatacattcacaaatttatctacatttaaaaaaaacattttatttttaatcaacagATGGAACTGTCTATTCATGTACTTTTAACTGgtacattttacacacatttttattttatttcaaatttttatattttactaatttaaatgGAAGTGAACTTGAATTTAAGTTTAATGCAAAATATTAAAtctgagttaaaaaaaaaagaccaatgttttttctcataattctacaaatatttaattttatttaatagatGAAACTGTTGAATTTAAGATTTCTAAAATTTGATAGAATTACTGAGAATTAATTTTTTGCAtagatttttctgttaaaaactctttttacattttatttgatgGGCTTCTtaccaatatttttttaatttaatttaatttaatttaatttaatttaatttaatttaatttaatttaatttaatttaatttaatttacattatACTTGATGGATTTcttatctgtattttattttatttgttttatttagattttttacattttacttaaTGGATTtcttattcatatatatatatatatatatatatatatttttttttttttaaaagcacgaGAAATATCAAtacaggtaaataaataaaccataaatttacatgtctaatctaaaataacattaaaaacacacatacctGTGAATAACtataaaattataatttaaaaaaagtaatttttaaagcaaaattttgaggattttttaaaaataaatgtttcatttttatataatagtaaaaaaaaatcatgtttaatGCTGTAAgtatatttttcagacaaacaaGTGTTGCTTGGTTAATTTTCTGTCCTCGTGTCAAATTAAGgccagaaaatacattttaaggaTAGAAAATACCATAtatttatattctgtgttattttctgttattttgcagtattATTGGCCCCAGCTGTTGAAAATATTCCagttcttttacagttttcttccTCACAGTGGCCTCCAGCTCTCTTCCCTTGTTAGtactgaataataataataagtagtTGGTACTGactattaataataatctgtTAAACGTACGCAGCAGCAGAGTGTGAAGCAGCTGAGCTTGGCGGCGTTTCTTCCTTCTCCTGAGTATCGGTTCTTCTTGGGCAGCAGCAGAACGAAGGCCACGGCCAGAGACAGATGGTAGAAGCTGTGGACGTACGAGTAGTCCCACTCCTGGAGGACGAGAAAATTCACAAAGAGGTTCAACGAGAAACGAAGAAAAGACGGAGCTGCACCCGAACAACCTCAACCAGGAAGAACTCCAGAGCTTCACCTGGACGGAGGTTAGTCGGTTTATTGTAGGAATAAAGATTCaggtcacagaaaaaaaaactaaaaatcatcTGATTCTTCATCTACAGGAACTTTAGTTTAATTAAtcaaagttctaccttcatactgtgaatattttcagaatttcagACCCTCAaaggtccagatttatcactttttatgGACTTTATCCATCATTTCCAAGCCTCAGAACtccatcagtccagcagataaaCACATGACAGCCAGAGCCGTTGTTCAAAACTAGTTATAGctctcattttttctctctcatcttCTGGCCACGGTTCATTTTCTCtggttttggacagtttttgtgtcatttttttcagccAAGTTTTGAGTTACTTTGGAGAAGCTTCAAGGTATTTTGACACGTTTTAAATGGTTTTGGGcacgttttgagtcattttacaaagGTTTTTTCCATCTTGGACAAGTTTGTAGTCACTTGGGAcgagtttcaagacattttggacaatttttaaattatttagtaGAGAATTTGagtaaatttggacaaattttttgccattatggacaaattttcagtaattttcaacaagtttcaagacattttgggcaatttttgagtcataaACACACCTGAGTTCGAATAAAAACAGctaccagatcagttttacattcatccaggtgtcacaatctaaagaaaacatctgtttttgtttattttctctgccacaaagagactaaaactgtcccaaagacacacaaaacgatcGAAAGTTCAcactaaaaaccaaaaacaagaaaagcgagtcacaaaatgttaaaatctaGACACAGAATAAAAGcgacacaaaactaaaaaaaaataagacacatgagacatgaaatgttaaaaaccagacaaaaacagagatgcaaaatgacgactaacaaaatgaccacaatgagaaaaaaaatctcccaaaaacaaataaaacaacacaaagctgCCAAGTAATGACtagaaaattgtacaaaatacctaaaacttttcaaaattgaacaaaaaatgtcaaaattgagTCAAAAAAGGGACTTAAATGACATAagactgtccaaaatgattctaaACCTGACCTAAAGAAGTtagaaatgaagcaaaattaccaaaaagtgtccagaatgacttgaaaattgttcaGAATTAAAAACATTCTCCATTCTTTTCtgatatttgtttgtttatatttgtagGATTTCACCTCGAAGTAGAAGCGCAGCATCAGAGCCAGAGCTCCGAAGCAGCATCCTGGACCGACCTGCTGCGTGTAAACCGACTTCTCTGGATAAACCGACCTCAGCTGCTTCATCTTCTGcagctgcaacaacaaaaacatcacagtaaatACAGGAAACATTCTGAAAACGTTCTCAGCAAGTTTTGCAACATTATTCTGCAGAAACATTCGTCTTAAAACGTTTTGCAAAGTTCGATGTTTTCAGAAGGAACTTTaagatagttgtttttttaagcttttttttttacagtcaatgtGTAAACGAATAAATATTTTCCTGTATCATCTCTAAgaactaaaaaaatgtaaaaaaatttgcacattatttcaagaaaaaaatttaagctgtttattttttacactgcactgtaaaaaacaaactatgtaTCATctggaacaaataaaaaattagtaaaaaaaaagttaattatttaaaaaaaaaatttaaacttttatttcatacaatgcactgtaaaaaattctATCATCCATAactaataaaacaaatgtaatatggtaaaaaaacaaaaaaaaactgtgctgtaaaaacaaagttatGCATTATctgtaacaaataaaaaaatagcaatttttttattaatttataaattattttataattatgatctctaacaaataaaaacaaatgcataaaatgtgtaatttatttaaagaaaaaaaattaaagtgtcTATTTTTTATACTGCACTAGAAAGAAATCAGTATcctctgtaaaaaataaaaaaaatttagtcaattatttaaaaataataaaagtgtttattttggacactgtactgtaaaaaatctgtataatctaacaaataataaaattgtaaattatttttaaaaaattaaagcagctttttaacaatgcactgtaaaaaaatcattacaatctgtaacaaacaaaaaatgtagaaaaaatatcaaataattttttaaaaaattaaaacagtttattttctaCACTGTGCTGTAAAAAAAGTATAGCCTCTGTAAGAATTATTTATGACactaaattattttcaaaaactgtttagtttttacacggcactgtaaaaattgtaaaatattttttattacctGTTTCTATTAACTTACTAATTTAATAAATGAAGGTTAAGGAAAAGTgtgcacaaaaaataatattagcTTCGTTTAAATGGAGGCTTGCTGATTATAACTAAAAAAATACCTGAATTATATCAAAAAACt
Above is a genomic segment from Amphiprion ocellaris isolate individual 3 ecotype Okinawa chromosome 6, ASM2253959v1, whole genome shotgun sequence containing:
- the mymk gene encoding protein myomaker, yielding MGAFIAKLLLPTVSSLVFLPTASVAAKRGFHMEAMVYFFTMFFTVIYHACDGPGLSILCFMRYDILEYFSVYGTALSMWVTLIALGDFDEPQRSSITMFGVLTIAVRIYQDRWGYGIYSGPIGSAVFIITVKWLQKMKQLRSVYPEKSVYTQQVGPGCCFGALALMLRFYFEEWDYSYVHSFYHLSLAVAFVLLLPKKNRYSGEGRNAAKLSCFTLCCCSMSPGSSKDDSDQKKKKKKKRSVWTVPTEKPWSRSCTPTLPLYSQPPSTPIKGTISRLKEMNGWK